From Dendropsophus ebraccatus isolate aDenEbr1 chromosome 2, aDenEbr1.pat, whole genome shotgun sequence, a single genomic window includes:
- the LOC138784181 gene encoding probable G-protein coupled receptor 141, giving the protein MEERNQTSCFIDPSVAHHILITIYIIIFIGGITGISLMAFLITGENRLSVTNTSVINLVAVHSIFLISVPFRIAYYVQRRWNYGLFFCKIVSAMIHVHIYVSFIFYVIMLSMRYISFFKKKKRIEFYRTLHSVGVSGAMWIVISIIILPSVFTQYGNSASFNDTECFQFQDAFQSQAVIVVNYLFSSIIFTVVSCLLCVQMYIIINVLKQVQRPILAYHETWAQLKSLFFILVMITCFFPFHMLKIYYMDHAKECFYINEICLSITALSCLDFLLFALKT; this is encoded by the coding sequence ATGGAAGAAAGAAACCAAACATCTTGCTTTATAGACCCCAGTGTTGCACATCATATTCTGATtacaatatatattataattttcaTTGGAGGAATAACAGGAATAAGCCTAATGGCCTTCTTGATCACTGGAGAAAACAGATTGTCTGTGACAAACACATCAGTCATCAACCTGGTGGCGGTCCATAgtatttttcttatttctgtaccATTCCGCATTGCATACTATGTCCAGAGGAGATGGAACTATGgactttttttctgtaaaattgTAAGCGCCATGATACACGTCCATATATATGTTTCCTTCATATTTTATGTCATCATGCTGTCAATGAGATACATCAGCTTCTTTAAGAAAAAGAAGAGGATTGAGTTCTATAGAACACTCCATTCAGTAGGAGTCAGTGGAGCTATGTGGATTGTTATATCCATTATTATCCTACCCTCGGTTTTCACACAATATGGTAATTCTGCCAGCTTCAATGACACTGAGTGTTTCCAATTTCAAGACGCATTTCAGAGCCAAGCTGTGATTGTTGTCAACTATCTTTTTTCTTCCATCATCTTCACAGTGGTTAGTTGCCTATTGTGTGTACAAATGTATATTATTATAAATGTCCTGAAACAAGTCCAGAGACCTATTCTTGCCTATCATGAAACCTGGGCCCAACTTAAAAGTCTTTTCTTCATTTTGGTGATGATAACATGTTTCTTCCCTTTCCATATGTTAAAGATCTACTATATGGACCATGCCAAAGAATGCTTCTATATTAATGAAATTTGCCTGAGCATAACCGCACTCAGTTGTCTGGATTTCCTTCTCTTTGCATTAAAAACTTAa